One segment of Ipomoea triloba cultivar NCNSP0323 chromosome 12, ASM357664v1 DNA contains the following:
- the LOC115998785 gene encoding uncharacterized protein LOC115998785 — translation MAADQRKKRMNAVNIVACSQDRNGSKKRKLGITGYDLMMRCNVSLLWDEKKKCVVSKNDQIGISRRDFIPFSGSVPHHHNVLADVFTVPQEIFELDNLAEVLSYEVWQTCLSDNERSLLTEFLPKGTDPERLVHDLLAGDSFHFGNPSLKWSNFLCSGNLHPDNIISHRQSVKSHKKAYYLELQKYHANMIENLQTWKDKWLSCKDSDEEIVEMIWSSKKLHGKRGHSLELEGEENLVCTPECSWAAGDKGFSSDSPNPSMLQGESQRRKGIMDNQFGNSLDWNKVTKTRRVDQLQKHNIQQTDGAKYMSYIKVSKEHYERVKNSMKHNSNSIQSRSLNNVLGNIKTLHVKPFEAYEEEERQKLHEHWLQLAKRDLPAHYAVWLKRQSCEWQLRESLGHDLKEKLKSLHEDEMKENSDVKSPEMTDNKATEVEPTITTESSDDDEDEDEDEDEEEEEEEEDTSDGLLLHQTNKAGDHSSPPVLEDEDIDKPDCMVEEKIGYSTANIKDNSGSSSTSEHDQKVQQIVSLGDTNQFNQLDPDPSDNEIIKKLDEVSSSVSEYSERLNNKDAPLNQGGPLASADHVWPVANMPGPFSSTPMDNEYSASEELPLSHPQVMDGQAAHLVNLDVHSSENDVGKARLHRQSNSVSFFNSYSHDRNELFQPFLKSNAGSVHNETKQSSLAFQSGDNLMVESGQFSGHFKEQVHAPLPLVLKHTGLNDLYMHQNVHGNEYTDGGTYSFPRQENLHVGGMQDWDMNAVRMPAPQSHLNGGDLGQSWFSGENRAHGGWSGLESGVGPSQGIRSGNASDQSLFSVLTECNELCRGSSYDTVVGSTERFMQSGNYDEMGVRIPSASNTQQATNPLAYLSSSHEGSGGPTNNMGWVNVANQNSGLQDSLGKPFLKSWNQ, via the exons ATGGCAGCTGATCAACGGAAGAAACGTATGAATGCTGTCAACATTGTGGCTTGCTCTCAGGACCGCAATGGTTCCAAAAAGAGGAAACTGGGAATAACTGGATATGATTTGATGATGAGATGTAATGTTTCTCTTCTCTGGGATGAGAAGAAAAAGTGCGTTGTTTCCAAGAATGATCAGATTGGCATTTCAAGGAGAGATTTCATTCCATTTTCTGGTTCAGTTCCACACCACCACAATGTTTTGGCTGATGTTTTCACAGTGCCACAGGAAATCTTTGAGTTAGACAATTTAGCTGAGGTCCTTTCATACGAG GTTTGGCAAACTTGTTTGTCTGACAATGAGCGGAGCCTTCTTACAGAATTTCTTCCTAAAGGAACTGATCCGGAGAGACTTGTGCATGATTTACTTGCAGGGGATAGTTTTCACTTTGGAAATCCTTCCCTTAAATG GAGTAATTTTCTATGTTCTGGTAATTTACATCCTGACAATATCATTAGTCACCGGCAATCTGTCAAGTCTCATAAAAAGGCTTACTATTTGGAATTACAAAAATACCATGCGAA TATGATTGAGAATTTACAGACATGGAAGGACAAATGGCTAAGCTGCAAGGATTCCGATGAGGAAATTGTGGAGATGATATGGAG TTCAAAGAAGCTTCATGGGAAAAGAGGGCATAGCTTAGAACTTGAAGGTGAAGAGAACCTTGTCTGCACACCTGAGTGTTCCTGGGCAGCTGGTGACAAAGGTTTTAGTAGTGACAGTCCAAACCCATCAATGTTGCAGGGAGAAAGTCAAAGGAG AAAAGGTATCATGGACAACCAATTTGGCAATTCATTGGATTGGAATAAGGTGACAAAGACTAGGAGAGTAGATCAATTACAGAAGCATAATATACAGCAGACTGATGGTGCCAAATATATGTCTTACATTAAG GTTAGCAAGGAGCACTATGAACGTGTCAAGAATAGCATGAAGCATAATAGCAATAGCATCCAATCAAGGTCTCTAAACAATGTTTTAGGTAACATCAAAACTCTCCATGTAAAGCCATTTGAAGCGTATGAGGAAGAAGAGAGGCAGAAATTACATGAACACTG gttgcAATTGGCAAAAAGAGATCTTCCTGCCCATTATGCAGTCTGGTTGAAGAGACAGTCATGTGAATGGCAATTGAGAGAGTCTTTAGGTCATGATttgaaagaaaaactgaaaTCCCTACATGAG GATGAAATGAAGGAAAATTCTGATGTCAAGTCCCCGGAAATGACAGACAACAAAGCAACGGAAGTTGAACCCACGATAACAACAGAG AGTTCTGacgatgatgaggatgaagatgaagatgaagatgaggaagaggaagaggaagaggaagataCATCTGATGGGTTGCTCCTGCATCAAACCAATAAAGCAGGAGATCACAGCTCACCTCCCGTGTTGGAG GATGAAGACATAGATAAGCCTGATTGCATGGTTGAGGAGAAGATTGGTTATAGCACGGCAAACATCAAAGATAATAGTGGGTCTAGCTCTACTTCCGAACATGATCAAAAGGTGCAACAAATCGTCTCACTTGGTGATACTAATCAGTTCAACCAGCTGGATCCAGATCCAAGTGacaatgaaattataaaaaaattggatGAAGTTTCCTCATCTGTCTCAGAGTACTCTGaaagattgaacaacaaagATGCTCCATTAAATCAGGGGGGACCTCTTGCTTCTGCCGATCACGTCTGGCCAGTGGCTAACATGCCTGGCCCCTTCAGTTCTACTCCAATGGATAATGAGTACTCTGCTTCTGAGGAGCTGCCACTTTCACATCCCCAAGTTATGGATGGTCAAGCAGCGCACCTTGTTAATCTGGACGTTCACTCTTCTGAAAATGATGTTGGGAAGGCCAGGTTGCACAGACAATCTAACTCGGTGTCttttttcaattcttactcTCATGACCGCAATGAATTATTTCAACCGTTCTTAAAGAGCAATGCTGGCTCAGTTCATAATGAAACAAAACAGTCTTCGTTGGCTTTTCAGTCAGGGGACAACTTAATGGTAGAATCTGGTCAATTTTCCGGGCATTTCAAGGAACAGGTTCATGCACCACTTCCTTTGGTGTTGAAGCACACAGGACTGAATGATCTTTATATGCATCAGAATGTTCACGGGAACGAGTACACTGATGGAGGCACGTACTCATTTCCAAGGCAAGAAAACTTGCATGTTGGCGGGATGCAGGATTGGGATATGAATGCTGTGCGCATGCCGGCTCCACAATCTCATTTGAATGGTGGAGACTTGGGCCAGAGTTGGTTCTCAGGCGAGAACCGAGCCCATGGTGGATGGTCTGGTTTGGAAAGTGGTGTTGGTCCCTCCCAGGGCATCAGAAGTGGAAATGCATCTGATCAGAGCTTGTTCAGTGTTTTAACAGAGTGTAATGAATTATGTCGTGGTAGCTCCTATGATACGGTGGTGGGGTCTACAGAGCGATTCATGCAGTCTGGTAACTACGACGAGATGGGGGTAAGAATTCCTTCGGCGAGCAACACACAGCAAGCAACTAATCCGCTCGCCTATTTGAGCAGCAGCCACGAAGGGTCCGGGGGTCCTACCAACAACATGGGATGGGTTAACGTGGCAAACCAGAACTCTGGATTACAGGATTCATTGGGTAAACCATTTTTGAAGTCGTGGAATCAATAA
- the LOC115998927 gene encoding RING finger protein 10, which yields MSISPSQNQSGSASSSSSPRGCSTNPNSNHGFPSFPNQHQQEEPSLSISGMGSLRIADSDSASSSSYSFSETSSMGPAALDSCGSPEKVNMPVGQNGIKTLTYQSTGQISVDDRLKSPGPGLPATSHNNSGSTRSQGSMPRPSGRRTQMVSGNHLLNFHYDPISRPKSRAPPPRRQPKRKPYNKDLFLQANYKFVVFSSGNYMPESMDPDKMLEWEDIICVKFSTPFPVQCPICLEDPLCPQITSCGHIFCFPCIMQYFSVGEDDFRGECWKKCPLCFMMISSKDLCTIQIENVKQFCVGDDIEFLLLTRQKDSFSLSLKNNDGVGACEEVQNSFSKFTFTSDVDLSVREAMSDLDSWLARADSGLVDDLEKLPYVCAAMEQLKQRKKYWSEHKVSNGNKAHKDSSCDKNAYGSPSAVSNSKMQGKSIPENKLQPTPTADVQSLEDHHGSSPSNDNDMSTQEIFGGFSDTQNRSSYIFYQAVDGQHLIIHPLNMKCLLHYYGSYDRLPSRISGKILQLETVSQSEAIRRRYRYLSHFSLTTLFQLCEIDLLKMLPADALSPFLTEIKNREKQRKRVARMEHQEKMKAETTGFQYAPLSYNLADTSYVDQPAFSNDDFEALGNSAVISSSPPAVAGKLLFSNVARLGFAAGHDSPSLKLEDALPKIGASQNTSGETGPKHAGTLSFANVTSRAKTVEDPNVSKASEVGKKGKKPNRVLLSTSSSRRY from the exons ATGTCCATCTCGCCCTCGCAGAATCAATCAGGTTCAGCATCGTCATCTTCTTCGCCTCGGGGCTGCTCTACAAACCCTAATTCCAATCATGGATTCCCTTCTTTCCCAAATCAACACCAGCAAGAAGAACCCTCCTTGTCCATCTCCGGTATGGGCTCCCTACGAATCGCTGATTCCGATTCTGCCTCATCTTCGTCCTACAGTTTCTCAG AAACAAGTTCAATGGGACCTGCTGCACTTGATTCCTGTGGATCTCCAGAAAAG GTGAATATGCCAGTAGGTCAAAATGGAATTAAAACTTTGACATACCAAAGCACTGGTCAGATCTCAGTGGATGACCGACTGAAATCTCCCGGACCAGGTCTACCTGCCACCAGTCACAACAATTCTGGATCCACTAGATCTCAAGGGAGCATGCCACGTCCCTCTGGGAGAAGAACTCAGATGGTTAGTGGGAACCACTTGCTGAATTTTCACTATGATCCCATTTCTCGTCCAAAGTCCAGGGCTCCTCCTCCAAGAAGGCAGCCAAAGAGAAAGCCATACAACAAAGACTTGTTTCTTCAAgcaaattacaaatttgttgtGTTCAGTTCTGGGAATTACATGCCCGAGTCTATGGATCCTGATAAAATGTTAGAGTGGGAGGATATAATTTGTGTAAAGTTTTCCACCCCGTTTCCCGTGCAGTGTCCAATCTGCTTGGAGGATCCCCTATGCCCACAAATAACTTCATGTGGTCATATCTTTTGCTTCCCATGCATTATGCAGTATTTTTCAGTGGGTGAAGATGATTTCAGAGGTGAATGTTGGAAGAAGTGTCCCCTATGTTTTATGATGATATCATCTAAGGATTTGTGCACAATTCAGATCGAGAATGTTAAACAGTTTTGTGTTGGTGATGATATAGAATTTTTGCTTTTAACTCGCCAAAAGGATTCCTTTTCCTTGTCTTTAAAGAATAATGATGGCGTTGGTGCCTGTGAAGAAGTTCAGAACTCCTTTTCAAAATTCACTTTTACCTCAGATGTGGACCTCTCTGTCCGAGAGGCAATGTCAGATCTAGATAGTTGGTTAGCAAGGGCAGATTCTGGTTTAGTCGACGACCTAGAGAAACTTCCATATGTCTGCGCTGCAATGGAACAATTGAAGCAAAGAAAGAAGTATTGGAGTGAGCATAAAGTTTCTAATGGAAATAAGGCTCATAAGGATAGTTCTTGTGATAAAAACGCTTATGGTTCTCCCTCAGCTGTGAGTAATTCAAAGATGCAAGGGAAATCAATTCCAGAAAATAAGCTTCAACCAACTCCAACAGCTGATGTTCAGTCACTGGAAGACCACCATGGTTCTTCGCCTTCAAATGATAATGACATGAGCACACAAGAAATTTTTGGTGGTTTTAGTGACACACAGAATAGAAGTTCATATATTTTCTACCAG GCAGTTGATGGTCAACACCTTATCATTCACCCACTAAACATGAAGTGCCTTCTGCATTACTATGGGAGCTACGATCGACTTCCAAGCAg AATCAGTGGAAAAATTCTGCAATTGGAAACTGTGTCACAATCAGAGGCCATTAGGAGGCGCTACCGTTATTTAAGCCATTTCTCTTTGACAACATTATTTCAG CTTTGTGAAATTGATCTGCTCAAGATGTTGCCTGCTGATGCCCTCTCTCCATTTTTGACTGAAATTAAGAATAGGGAAAAGCAAAGGAAGCGGGTTGCTAGGATG GAGCATCAGGAGAAAATGAAGGCAGAGACTACTGGGTTCCAGTATGCTCCTTTATCCTATAACCTGGCAGATACTTCTTATGTTGACCAGCCTGCATTCTCCAATGATGACTTTGAAG CATTAGGAAACTCAGCTGTAATATCATCAAGCCCCCCAGCAGTTGCAGGTAAGCTGCTCTTCTCCAATGTTGCAAGGCTCGGTTTTGCTGCTGGACATGATTCTCCGTCATTGAAGTTGGAGGATGCTCTTCCCAAGATTGGGGCATCACAAAATACTTCTGGTGAAACTG GGCCAAAGCATGCTGGTACATTGTCATTTGCTAATGTGACATCTAGAGCTAAAACAGTTGAGGACCCCAATGTCTCCAAGGCAAGTGAAGTGGGGAAGAAGGGGAAGAAGCCAAACCGTGTGCTCCTTTCAACATCCAGTTCCCGACGATATTGA